In the genome of Variovorax sp. PAMC26660, the window AAAGGCCTGCGCAAAGGCCGCCAGCGGAGAAACGAGGCCGCACGCGGCGAGCGTGGCGGCACGAAGGAATGATGAGCGGCGGAGCATGGCTGACTGGATCCTGACTTTGCAAAGCGCCGATTGGGCCTTGCCCGGTGGGCGAAGGCAATCGGGGCTCCCCTGATTTCCCGGGGAAATCAGGGCCATTCGGGCTGCCGGAGTCGCGCTTGCGTCAGCCCGACCCCGTGGCTACACCTGCTCGAACCCCTGGAGCACGTTGACCGCGTTGATGCCGACTTCTTCCACCGCGTAGCCGCCCTCGAACACGAACACTGTCGGCAGGCCGGCACGCGCCAGGTCTTCGCCCATGCGCAGGTAGTCGTCGCTCTTGAGCTTGAAACCGGAGATCGGGTCGCCCTCGAAGGTGTCGACGCCGAGCGAGACCACGAGCGCGCCCGCCTTCACCGCGGCGATGCCGTCGAGCGCGGTCTTCAGCGCCGCGCGCCAGGCCGTGAAATCGGTGCCGCGCGGCAGTGGCAGGTTGTGGTTGAAGCCCTCGCCTTTTCCGGCGCCGCGCTCGTCGGCATGACCGAGGTAGTACGGGTAGTCGGTCAGCGGATCGCCATGCAGGCTGGCGAAGTGCACGTCGCTGCGCTCGTAGAAGATGGCCTGCGTGCCGTTGCCGTGGTGGTAGTCCACGTCGAGCACGGCCACGCGCTCCACGCCCGCATCGCGCAGCGCCTGCGCCGCGACGGCGGCGTTGTTGAGGAAGCAGTAACCGCCGAAGAAATCCACGCCCGCATGGTGGCCCGGTGGCCGCGTGAGTGCGAAGGCCGAGCGTTCGCCGCCGATGACGCGCTGCGCCGCTGTCCATGCGCAGGCCGCGCCGTGGCGCGCGGCGGCCCAGCTGCCCGCCATCAGCGGCGTGCCCGCATCGAACGAGAACAGCCCCATGCGCGCCGGAAAGCTCCTGGGCAGCACATCGGTGCGCATGCCGCGCGTGGGCCAGTACGACGGCAGCACGTCGCGTGTCGCGTTGGCTGGATCGAGCGCCACCCACTCTTCCCACGCATGCGCAATGAAGTCCAGGTAACGCGGCGCATGCACCTTGGCGAGCAAGGCGTCGTCGAAGGCATCGGGCAGTTGCAGCGCACCTAGCTTGCGGCGCTCCAGCTCATGCCTCACATGGTCGACGCGCGCGGGCACCTCGAAGCACGGCACGAGTTCGCCGCGGAACATCTCGACTTTGCCCTGGTGAAGCGAATGCTGGTCGTTGTAGATGGTGAGCATGAAAGGAATGCGTGATCGACGAAGCCGCCGATCATGCCGCACGCCGCAGCACCGCCCGGCGCCGCCCCGAGGCCGTGAGGCCGAACAGGTCCTTCGGGTCGTCCAGCTCGGGCACCAGCGCAATCTGCTGGCCGATGCCGCGTTCACTGGCGATCCGCTGGATGTAGCGCAGCGCGGTGTAGTCCTCCAGCGCGAAGCCGACCGAATCGAACAGCGTGACCTGCCCCGCACTTTCGCGGCCCGGTACTTCGCCGAGCAGCACGCGCCACAGTTCATGCACCGGGAAGTCGGCAGGCAGTTGCTGGATCTCGCCCTCCACGCGGGTCTGCGGCTCGTACTCGACGAACACGCGCGCCATGCGCAACACGTCGGGGTGCAGTTCGGTCTTGTCGGGCGAGTCGCCGCCCACGGCGTTGATGTGCATGCCTGGCTCGATCATGTCGGGCGTGAGCACGGTCGCGCGGCCCTGGTAGGCGGTGATGGTGGTCACGATGTCCGCGCCGCGCACGGCCTCGGCCACGGAACGCGCACGCACGATCTCCAGCGGCGTGCACGCCGACAGGTGGCGCACCAGCTTGTCGGTGGCGTGCGGGTCGGTGTCGAACACGCGCACTTCCTCGATGCCCAGCAGCGCATGGAAGGCCAGCGCCTGGAACTCGCTTTGCGAGCCGTTGCCGATCAGCGCCAGGCTGCGCGAATCGGGCCGCGCCAGCGCCTTCGCCGCCATGGCCGAGGTGGCGGCGGTGCGCAAGGCGGTGGTGAGCGTGAGTTCCGACAGCAGCGTCGGATAGCCGGTATCGACCTCGGCCAGCACGCCGAAGGCCATGACGGTGGGCAGTCCGACCTGTGTGTTGTGGGGGTGCCCGTTGACGTACTTGAAGGCGTAGGCGCCATCGTCGGCCACCGGCATCAGCTCGATCACGCCCAGGTGCGAATGGCTGGCCACGCGTGCCTTCTTGTCGAACTCGCGCCAGCGCAAGAAGTCGTCGCGCAGGGCGTCCGCCAGGGCCTCGAGGAATTGGGGAACGCCGGTCTCGTCCACCAGGCGGACCAGGCTGTGAACATCGATGAAGCGGGTCATGACATGGCTCCTTGCGTAGCCCCGACGCGGCGCTTCATCCCTTCACATGTTCACTCCACCATGGCTGATTCAGGATGCGCCTGCGCCAAGGGTTCGAGTCATTGTGCGCCCGTTTCAACACCCGTGCGAGACCCTCGAAAGGCCTATGCGTTCAGGTGGAATGGCGTGTTGGCGAACAGTTGCACGCCATGCAGCAGCGCGTCTTCGTCGAAGTCGAAATGCGGATGGTGATGCGGGTGCACGATGCCCTTGGCACCGCTGCGCGCGCCCACGAAGACATAGGCGCCCGGCGCATGCTTCAGGAAGGCGCTGAAGTCCTCGCTGTTCGGCAGCGGCCGAATCGCGTGGAGCGCCGCCGTGGCAATGCCTTGCTGCACCACCGCGCGCATCCGCTCGGCCACCGCCGCGTCGTTGACCACCGGGCTGTAGCCGCGGATGTATTCGAGCGTGCACTGCGCGCCGTGCGCCGCCGCCACGCCGTTGGCGATGCGCTCCACCAGCGCGGGCACCTGCTCGCGCACCGGCTCGCTGAAGCAGCGCACCGAGCCCCAGAGTTCGACCGTATCGGGAATCACGTTGAAGGCGCTGCCGCCGTCGAAACGCGTGACCGAGAGAATCACCGCCTCGTGCGGATCGGTGTTGCGCGAGACGATCGACTGCAGGTTGCCGACGATCTGCGCGCCGATCATGATCGGATCGATGCAGCGGTCGGGGTTGGCCGCGTGGCCGCCACGGCCGCGCAGGCGCAGCACGAAGCGGTCGGAGCTGGCCAGCGCCGGGCCGTCGAGCACGGCAATGTGGCCGGTGTCGAGCGTCGACATCACGTGGGCCGAGATGATCTGATCGACACCCTGCATCACGCCCGCATCCACCATCTGCTGGGCGCCGCCCGGGTGCTGTTCTTCGGCATGCTGAAAGAAGAAGCGGACCTCGCCCGGCACCTGCGCGCGCAGGCCGGCCAGGATGCGGGCAGCGCCGAGCAGCATGGCCGCGTGGCCGTCATGGCCGCAGGCGTGCATGACGTTGGCATTGCGCGAGGCGTAGTCGCAGCTTTTCTGGTCCTGCAGCGGCAGCGCATCGATGTCCGCGCGCATGGCGAGCGTGCGCCCTGCCCGGCCTCCGACCAGGCGCGCCACCAGACTTGTCGATGTGGGGCGTGTCACCTCCAACCCCTCGATGGCCGCGAGTTCGCGCTCCAGGAAGTCGGCCGTGTCCACCTCCTTGAACGACAGCTCCGGATGCCGGTGCAGGTGGCGCCGCATGGCGACGACCTCCGCATGCTGGCGCTGCGATTGCGCGTCGACGGTTTCTGCAATGCTCGCGTGGGACATGGTGATTTCTTTGATTGCGGTCATGGCGGTGCTCACTCGGGGCTGATGCCCGCGGCCTGGACGATGCGGCGGTTGCGCGCCAGCCCGCTTTCGATCTGCGCACGGAAGGCTTCGGGCGAACCGCCGACAGCCTCCACGCCCAGTTCCTTCATGCGCGCCAGCAGGGCCGGGTCGCGCAGCGCCGCAACGGCCGCGTCGTGCAGCTTCTTCTGGATGGCAGGTGGCGTCTTCACAGGCGCCACGAGGCCGAACCAGGTCATGGCGAGTTCATTGAGGTCGGGTTGGCCCAGTTCCTTGAGCGTAGGCACCGAGGGCAGCGCGTCCAGCCGCCGCTGGGCGCCCACGGCGAAGGGCAGCAGCTTGCCGCTCTTGATGTACGAGGCCGACGAGGGGTACTGGTCACTGGAAACCTGGGTCTCGCCCGCGAGCGCCGCGGTCAACGCGGGGCCCATGCCACGGTAGGGAATGTGGCGCAGCTTGAACTTGAGGTCGGCGTTCATCGCCTCGATCAGCAGGTGGCTGATCGAGCCCGGGCCCGACGAGCCCATGTTGTAGTTGTCGGGCTTGGCCCGCACCTCGGCCACGACCTGCTCGAAGCTGCGCGCCGGAAACGACGGATGCACCATGAACACGGACGGCACGGTGGCCAGCACGGTGATCGGCGCCAGGTCCTTGAGCGGGTCGACGCGGTTCGCCTTGAGCATGACGGGGTTGACCGTCAGCGTGCTCACGGTGCCGATGCCGATGGTGTAGCCATCGGCATCCGCCCGGCTCACCGCCTCGGAGCCGATCATGCCGCCGCCGCCGGCGCGGTTGTCCACGATCACCGGCTGCCCCAGCGTGGCTTGCATCCTGTCGGCCACGAGGCG includes:
- a CDS encoding Bug family tripartite tricarboxylate transporter substrate binding protein, producing the protein MQFSRRRLAALSSLLGLLAFSAAAPVFAQDGYPQRPIKLVVPFAPGGSTDLVARLVADRMQATLGQPVIVDNRAGGGGMIGSEAVSRADADGYTIGIGTVSTLTVNPVMLKANRVDPLKDLAPITVLATVPSVFMVHPSFPARSFEQVVAEVRAKPDNYNMGSSGPGSISHLLIEAMNADLKFKLRHIPYRGMGPALTAALAGETQVSSDQYPSSASYIKSGKLLPFAVGAQRRLDALPSVPTLKELGQPDLNELAMTWFGLVAPVKTPPAIQKKLHDAAVAALRDPALLARMKELGVEAVGGSPEAFRAQIESGLARNRRIVQAAGISPE
- a CDS encoding M20 family metallopeptidase, which gives rise to MTAIKEITMSHASIAETVDAQSQRQHAEVVAMRRHLHRHPELSFKEVDTADFLERELAAIEGLEVTRPTSTSLVARLVGGRAGRTLAMRADIDALPLQDQKSCDYASRNANVMHACGHDGHAAMLLGAARILAGLRAQVPGEVRFFFQHAEEQHPGGAQQMVDAGVMQGVDQIISAHVMSTLDTGHIAVLDGPALASSDRFVLRLRGRGGHAANPDRCIDPIMIGAQIVGNLQSIVSRNTDPHEAVILSVTRFDGGSAFNVIPDTVELWGSVRCFSEPVREQVPALVERIANGVAAAHGAQCTLEYIRGYSPVVNDAAVAERMRAVVQQGIATAALHAIRPLPNSEDFSAFLKHAPGAYVFVGARSGAKGIVHPHHHPHFDFDEDALLHGVQLFANTPFHLNA
- a CDS encoding ornithine cyclodeaminase, with amino-acid sequence MTRFIDVHSLVRLVDETGVPQFLEALADALRDDFLRWREFDKKARVASHSHLGVIELMPVADDGAYAFKYVNGHPHNTQVGLPTVMAFGVLAEVDTGYPTLLSELTLTTALRTAATSAMAAKALARPDSRSLALIGNGSQSEFQALAFHALLGIEEVRVFDTDPHATDKLVRHLSACTPLEIVRARSVAEAVRGADIVTTITAYQGRATVLTPDMIEPGMHINAVGGDSPDKTELHPDVLRMARVFVEYEPQTRVEGEIQQLPADFPVHELWRVLLGEVPGRESAGQVTLFDSVGFALEDYTALRYIQRIASERGIGQQIALVPELDDPKDLFGLTASGRRRAVLRRAA
- a CDS encoding histone deacetylase family protein translates to MLTIYNDQHSLHQGKVEMFRGELVPCFEVPARVDHVRHELERRKLGALQLPDAFDDALLAKVHAPRYLDFIAHAWEEWVALDPANATRDVLPSYWPTRGMRTDVLPRSFPARMGLFSFDAGTPLMAGSWAAARHGAACAWTAAQRVIGGERSAFALTRPPGHHAGVDFFGGYCFLNNAAVAAQALRDAGVERVAVLDVDYHHGNGTQAIFYERSDVHFASLHGDPLTDYPYYLGHADERGAGKGEGFNHNLPLPRGTDFTAWRAALKTALDGIAAVKAGALVVSLGVDTFEGDPISGFKLKSDDYLRMGEDLARAGLPTVFVFEGGYAVEEVGINAVNVLQGFEQV